The following proteins are encoded in a genomic region of Rattus rattus isolate New Zealand chromosome 2, Rrattus_CSIRO_v1, whole genome shotgun sequence:
- the LOC116892575 gene encoding pregnancy-specific glycoprotein 22-like gives MTVRRQMEASSVCPFKGCTPCQGFLLTASLLTCLLLTTAQVTIESVPSQVVEGDNILLLVHNLPENIIVLAWFRRLTNMNRAIGLYALNIKVSMMGPVHSGRETVYSNGSLWICNVTQKDTGFYILQTLNRHGEMVSRTSIYLYVYSSLLTGRHTPTFSQLSIESVPPNVAEGASVLLQVHNLPENLRVLFWYKGVVVSNNLEIAQHIKAKNSSVPGPAHSGRETVYSNGSLLLQNVTRNDTGFYTLRTLSRYRKIELAHVQLQVDTSLSSCCDLVTSAQLTIDPLPRHAAEGESVLLQVHNLPEDLQFFSWYKRVSSIQVLKIADYIRATNSIIKGPAQSRRETVYTNGSLLLQHLTEKDTGLYTLQTIDRNFNIETAPVQVTVHKPVTQPFMRVTNRTVRVQSSVVFTCFSDNTGICMHWFFNNKSVQLTQRITLSPSKCHLSIDSVSWEDAGQYQCEVSNPVSSKTSLPVSLAVMNE, from the exons ATGACAGTGAGAAGACAGATGGAGGCATCCTCTGTGTGTCCCTTCAAGGGGTGTACCCCCTGCCAAGGGTTCCTCCTCACAG CCTCCCTTTTAACCTGCTTGCTCCTGACCACTGCCCAAGTCACCATTGAATCAGTGCCATCCCAAGTAGTTGAAGGAGACAACATCCTTCTTCTTGTCCACAATCTGCCAGAGAATATTATAGTCTTAGCCTGGTTCAGAAGGCTAACGAATATGAACCGTGCAATTGGCCTATATGCACTGAACATTAAAGTAAGCATGATGGGGCCAGTGCACAGTGGTAGAGAGACAGTATACAGCAATGGTTCCCTGTGGATCTGCAATGTCACCCAGAAGGACACAGGATTCTACATCCTACAAACCTTAAATAGACATGGAGAAATGGTATCAAGAACATCCATATATCTCTACGTGTACA gctCACTTTTGACTGGCAGACACACTCCTACCTTTTCCCAGCTTAGTATTGAATCAGTGCCACCGAATGTTGCTGAAGGGGCAAGCGTTCTTCTACAGGTTCACAACCTCCCAGAGAATCTTCGAGTGCTTTTCTGGTACAAAGGGGTGGTTGTGTCCAACAATCTTGAGATAGCCCAACACATAAAAGCCAAGAATTCAAGTGTGCCAGGCCCTGCTCACAGTGGTAGAGAGACTGTGTACAGCAATGGATCCCTCCTGCTTCAGAATGTTACCCGGAATGACACTGGATTCTACACCCTACGAACTCTGAGTAGATACCGGAAAATAGAATTGGCACACGTGCAACTTCAGGTGGACA CCTCCCTTTCCTCGTGCTGTGACCTTGTCACCTCTGCCCAACTCACGATAGATCCATTGCCACGGCATGCTGCTGAAGGGGAAAGTGTTCTTCTCCAAGTTCACAATTTGCCAGAAGATCTACAGTTTTTTTCCTGGTACAAAAGAGTGTCTAGCATCCAGGTCTTAAAAATTGCAGACTACATCAGAGCCACAAATTCCATCATCAAGGGCCCTGCACAAAGCAGAAGAGAGACAGTGTACACCAATGGATCCCTGCTGCTCCAGCATCTCACTGAGAAAGACACAGGCTTGTACACATTACAAACGATAGACAGAAATTTCAACATTGAAACAGCACCTGTGCAAGTCACTGTGCACA AGCCTGTGACACAGCCCTTCATGAGAGTCACCAACAGAACTGTCAGAGTACAGAGCTCAGTGGTCTTCACTTGCTTCTCAGACAACACTGGGATCTGCATGCATTGGTTCTTCAATAATAAGAGTGTCCAGCTCACACAGAGGATCACACtgtccccatcaaaatgccatcTCAGCATAGATTCTGTCAGTTGGGAGGATGCTGGACAGTATCAATGTGAGGTCTCCAATCCAGTCAGCTCGAAGACCAGTCTCCCAGTCAGCCTGGCAGTGATGAATGAGTGA